A region from the Medicago truncatula cultivar Jemalong A17 chromosome 6, MtrunA17r5.0-ANR, whole genome shotgun sequence genome encodes:
- the LOC25497037 gene encoding uncharacterized protein: MESLSGGGEVVTSSSNSKSQEEEEKAASSYTYWVRNKTEAAAPLPVPQKLQQQSSSESQSQSHQLGSAWNRAGTWEEKSLNHWAIPRIKELLVSVGSISFSSRGTAQVEDVTKCVGDALVVVVRNKKRVSFTYELSLKVKGEWVIQGNKKLLGGHIDVPEISFGELDDLQMEVRLNEASDISHQDKIEICNDLKLFLQPVREKLLQFEQELKDR; this comes from the exons aTGGAGTCCCTTAGCGGAGGAGGAGAAGTAGTGACGTCATCGTCGAATTCGAAAtctcaagaagaagaagaaaaagcagCGTCGTCGTATACTTATTGGGTTCGTAATAAAACTGAAGCTGCAGCCCCCTTACCTGTTCCACAAAAGCTACAGCAACAATCTTCTTCTGAATCTCAATCTCAATCTCATCAATTGGGTTCTGCTTGGAATCGTGCTGGTACTTGGGAAGAGAAATCTCTTAACCATTGGGCTATTCCTAGAATTAAG GAATTGCTCGTTTCTGTGGGTTCCATATCATTCTCTTCTCGCGGCACAGCTCAAGTTGAAGATGTAACCAAATGTGTTGGAGAT gCACTTGTAGTGGTCGTTCGGAACAAGAAACGTGTCAGTTTCACATATGAGTTGTCCTTAAAAGTCAAAG GGGAATGGGTTATACAAGGAAATAAGAAGTTGCTTGGGGGGCATATCGATGTTCCGGAGATCTCATTTGGTGAACTGGATGACTTGCAG ATGGAAGTGAGACTTAATGAAGCATCGGATATCTCTCATcaagataaaattgaaatatgcaACGACTTGAAGCTATTTTTACAGCCTGTTCGGGAAAAGTTGCTTCAATTTGAACAAGAACTCAAAGATAGATAG
- the LOC112422877 gene encoding uncharacterized protein — translation MTNIALIPKGDSHVSMKDWRVAFCNVVYKIVAKVLANRLKGVLDKCISDNQSVFVPGRSILDNAMVVIELVHHMKSKVPGNKGDAAFKLDISKAYDRIDWNYLKCVMLKMGFSHQWVKWIMMCVETTDYSVIVNDEAVGPIIPGRGLRQGDPLSPYLFIICAEGLSSLIRKAEASGDIYGVKICTNAPIVSHLLFTDDCFLFFRAEPAEATITKNILAVYEKASGQVINFQKSEIFFSRNVCQTKQTDITNILEVQVVLGTGKYLGLPSMIGRSKKATFNFIKDRIWKRINSWGSKCLSKVGREVFTGFLGIIYLHKIDGGMSFKSLPVFNLAMLGKQGYVTLIPPSQGDFHLSNLRVSHCMLHNHKSWDVPFLESISDQQIVNHITNTPLFTSVKKDRLIWSKENNGDYTVRSAYRLCMQELLDVSAFKIPGNWAKIWKLKAPPKVKNFMWRIVRNVLPTRMRFRDKRVNCSDNCVLCDSGIENNFHLLFSCPNSINVWNLSAISTAVMSVASEEVDCKACIFRILQDFSSGDASLFACILWSIWKQRNNVWNNVKDVRAFVLERAESLLYEWTAAKNVKTRTDSGGTRMLQQQQQNQRFKWQKPSAGRFKCNIDNSFPINNNRVGIDICIRDEEGVFVIAKTEWFEHKHEVHIGEALGLLSALQWVHELRLGPIDFELDSKTVVDNFASNKQNYTEYGAIINECKSVFSQYYENSSVEFVRRQANEIAHKLAKVAVLSASFQLLVEPLDCIEHILTSEMI, via the exons ATGACGAATATTGCTTTGATTCCAAAAGGTGACTCGCATGTCTCTATGAAGGATTGGCGCGTCGCTTTCTGCAATGTTGTGTATAAAATTGTAGCCAAAGTCCTTGCAAATAGATTAAAAGGAGTTCTTGACAAGTGTATTTCAGATAATCAATCTGTTTTCGTTCCAGGAAGATCAATTTTGGACAATGCGATGGTTGTGATTGAACTTGTGCATCATATGAAATCAAAAGTGCCAGGAAACAAAGGTGATGCGGCTTTTAAGCTGGATATTAGTAAGGCATATGATAGGATAGACTGGAACTATCTTAAGTGTGTTATGCTTAAAATGGGTTTTTCTCATCAATGGGTTAAGTGGATAATGATGTGTGTGGAGACTACCGACTACTCGGTAATAGTTAATGACGAGGCAGTTGGTCCTATTATTCCAGGTCGAGGACTAAGACAAGGAGATCCTTTGTCGCCATACTTATTCATTATTTGTGCAGAAGGACTTTCCTCTTTAATTCGGAAGGCAGAAGCTAGTGGTGACATTTATGGAGTCAAAATTTGCACAAATGCTCCTATAGTCTCCCATCTGCTGTTTACGGATGATTGCTTTCTCTTTTTTAGAGCAGAGCCTGCTGAAGCGacaattacaaaaaatattctAGCAGTTTATGAGAAAGCTTCGGGACAAgtaatcaattttcaaaaatcagaGATTTTCTTCAGCAGGAATGTTTGTCAGACAAAGCAAACTGATATCACAAACATTCTTGAGGTACAAGTTGTTCTTGGCACTGGGAAGTATTTGGGATTACCATCTATGATCGGAAGGAGCAAAAAAGCGACGTTTAATTTTATCAAGGATCGTATTTGGAAAAGGATCAATTCATGGGGCAGCAAGTGTCTATCAAAAGTTGGGCGTGAG GTATTCACTGGCTTTCTTGGGATAATTTATCTACACAAAATTGATGGTGGAATGAGCTTCAAAAGCTTGCCTGTTTTTAATCTAGCAATGTTGGGAAAGCAAG GATATGTTACTTTAATCCCACCATCTCAAGGTGATTTTCATCTCTCTAACTTAAGGGTGTCACATTGTATGCTGCATAATCACAAGAGTTGGGATGTTCCTTTTCTGGAATCTATTTCTGATCAACAAATTGTCAATCATATCACCAATACACCATTGTTTACGTCAGTGAAAAAAGATAGACTTATCTGGAGTAAAGAAAATAATGGAGATTATACAGTTCGTAGTGCCTATCGTCTTTGTATGCAAGAACTGCTCGACGTTTCTGCTTTTAAAATTCCTGGAAATTGGGCAAAGATTTGGAAGTTAAAAGCGCCTCCCAAGGTCAAAAACTTCATGTGGAGAATTGTTAGGAATGTGTTGCCAACAAGAATGCGGTTTAGAGATAAGAGAGTGAATTGTTCTGACAATTGTGTTCTTTGTGATTCTGGTATAGAAAATAACTTTCATCTATTATTTTCCTGTCCAAATAGCATCAATGTATGGAATTTGTCTGCTATATCCACTGCTGTCATGTCTGTTGCAAGTGAAGAGGTGGACTGCAAAGCTTGTATTTTTCGCATTTTGCAGGACTTTTCAAGTGGAGATGCATCGCTGTTTGCTTGTATCCTTTGGAGTATTTGGAAGCAACGCAACAACGTGTGGAATAACGTTAAAGATGTGCGAGCCTTTGTTTTAGAGAGAGCCGAGTCATTGCTTTATGAATGGACAGCTGCCAAAAATGTTAAAACCAGAACAGATTCAGGTGGAACCAGAATGTTACAACAGCAGCAACAAAACCAAAGGTTTAAGTGGCAGAAACCAAGCGCAGGTAGATTCAAATGTAACATAGACAATTCCTttccaatcaacaacaaccGAGTGGGTATTGACATATGTATTAGAGACGAGGAAGGCGTGTTTGTGATTGCAAAAACGGAATGGTTTGAGCACAAGCATGAGGTGCATATTGGAGAAGCTTTGGGTTTGTTATCAGCTCTTCAATGGGTTCATGAATTGAGGTTAGGACCAATAGACTTTGAACTTGACTCAAAGACGGTTGTCGACAACTTTGCCTCTAACAAGCAAAATTATACGGAATATGGTGCTATTATCAATGAATGTAAATCCGTATTTAGTCAGTATTATGAAAACTCTAGTGTTGAGTTTGTACGGAGACAAGCAAACGAGATTGCCCATAAGTTAGCAAAGGTGGCCGTATTGTCAGCTAGTTTCCAGCTCCTAGTGGAGCCACTTGATTGTATTGAACACATTTTGACTAGTGAAATGATATAA
- the LOC25497038 gene encoding phosphoglucan, water dikinase, chloroplastic: protein MNYYSLHRHCTYTIIHPPSPRRNSNPNRNRNHNQPRGGFILLPSLSSSSSSSSSSSIHHRLVSVAASSSTQTQPRNNTNNKKEEDINVHLHLRLDHQVQFGDHVVLLGSTKQLGSWTTHVPLNWTPNGWVCDFHFNAGDHLEFKFIIVHQDGTLHWESGDNRVLNLPNAGHFQTIAKWNKTHQTMELLPLNFNEQQQHQSHDHDQNNNNNDDDEKEAAASAPLSDAAGPSPFVGEWQGKSVSFMRSNDHQTHETQRTWDTSGIQGLPLKFVQGDQSARNWWRKLDLVRDIVGSVHGEDQLEALIYSSIYLKWINTGQIPCFEDGGHHRPNRHAEISRLIFRELEQHTSRKDISPQEVLVIRKIHPCLPSFKAEFTASVPLTRIRDIAHRNDIPHDLKTQIKHTIQNKLHRNAGPEDLVATEAMLAKITKNPGEYSETFVEQFKIFHRELKDFFNAGSLAEQLESIYESMDEYGMSALNSFFECKKNMDGAVESTASKEQGIKLLFKTMESLNALRDIIVKGLESGLRNDAPDSAIAMRQKWRLCEIGLEDYSFVLLSRFLNVLEVMGGASWLAANLESKNVNSWNDPLGALIIGVHQMKLSNWKPEECGAIENELIAWSARGISESEGNEDGKKIWTLRLKATLDRSKRLTEEYTEELLQIFPQKVEILGKALGIPENSVKTYTEAEIRAGVIFQVSKLCTLLLKAVRSTLGSQGWDVIVPGAVLGTLVQVERIVPGLLPSPVEGPIILIVNKADGDEEVTAAGRNIVGAILKQELPHLSHLGVRARQEKVVFVTCEDDEKIADIQRLIGSCVRLEASAAGVNLTLASSVDLDGNSSVESAFDDNISGVDVPAFSAGRISKYSQGASSTEVILLPDAETQNSGAKAAACGHLSSLSSVSGKVYSDQGVPASFQVPSGAVLPFGSMELELEKSNSAEIFKSLLDKIETAKLEGGELDGLCHQLQELISSLKLSKDIIENIGRMFPSNARLIVRSSANVEDLAGMSAAGLYESIPNVSPSNPTVFADAIGQVWASLYTRRAVLSRRAAGVPQKEASMAILIQEMLSPDLSFVLHTMSPTDQDNNSVEAEIASGLGETLASGTRGTPWRISCGKFDGLVQTLAFANFSEELLVRGAGPADGEVIHLTVDYSKKPLSVDPVFRRQLGQRLCAVGFFLERKFGCPQDVEGCLVGKDIYIVQTRPQPQ, encoded by the exons ATGAATTATTATTCTCTTCACCGTCACTGTACTTACACCATCATCCATCCTCCCAGTCCCAGAAGGAATTCGAATCCGAATCGGAATCGGAACCATAATCAGCCAAGAGGAGGATTCATTCTTCTTCCATCattatcttcatcatcatcatcatcatcatcatcatccatcCATCACCGTCTCGTGTCTGTTGCTGCCTCCTCTTCCACCCAAACCCAACCTAG GAACAataccaacaacaaaaaagaagaagacatTAATGTTCATCTACATCTTCGATTAGATCACCAAGTTCAATTCGGTGACCATGTTGTGCTTCTTGGATCAACCAAACAGTTGGGCTCCTGGACCACCCATGTTCCCTTGAATTGGACACCAAATGGTTGGGTATGCGACTTCCATTTCAACGCCGGCGATCACCTTgaattcaaattcatcattgtCCACCAGGATGGCACTTTACACTGGGAATCTGGGGACAACAGAGTATTAAACTTGCCCAATGCTGGTCATTTTCAGACCATTGCCAAATGGAACAAAACACACCAGACTATGGAGTTACTTCCTTTGAATTTCaatgaacaacaacaacatcaaagccACGACCATGAccagaataataataataatgatgatgatgagaaggAGGCTGCTGCTAGTGCTCCTCTCTCAGATGCAGCAGGGCCGAGTCCTTTTGTAGGAGAGTGGCAAGGCAAATCTGTTTCTTTCATGCGATCCAACGACCATCAGACCCATGAAACACAAAGGACTTGGGATACCTCAGGTATTCAAGGTTTGCCTCTCAAGTTTGTTCAAGGGGATCAAAGCGCAAGGAATTGGTGGAGAAAG CTTGATCTTGTACGTGATATAGTCGGAAGTGTTCATGGGGAAGATCAATTGGAGGCTCTCATATACTCTTCTATCTATCTGAAG TGGATAAACACAGGGCAAATACCATGTTTTGAAGATGGAGGTCACCACCGTCCCAATAGGCATGCTGAAATTTCAAGGCTTATATTTCGTGAGTTAGAGCAACATACAAGTCGAAAGGATATATCTCCACag GAAGTTCTAGTTATTCGAAAGATTCATCCATGTTTGCCTTCATTCAAGGCAGAATTCACTGCATCTGTTCCTCTAACTCGAATCAGAGATATTGCTCACCGAAATGACATCCCACATGACCTCAAG aCACAAATTAAACATACAATACAAAACAAGCTTCACCGCAACGCTGGTCCTGAAGACTTGGTTGCTACAGAAGCCATGCTTGCTAAAATCACAAAGAACCCTGGAGAATATAGTGAAACATTTGTGGAGCAGTTCAAGATATTTCATCGAGAACTCAAAGACTTCTTTAATGCTGGcag TCTTGCTGAACAGCTAGAATCAATATATGAATCTATGGATGAATATGGCATGTCAGCACTTAATTCGTTTTTCGAGTGCAAAAAG AATATGGATGGTGCAGTAGAATCAACAGCTTCAAAAGAACAAGGAAttaaacttttatttaaaaccatggAGTCTTTGAATGCTTTGAGAGATATTATTGTAAAGGGTCTTGAAAGTGGCCTCAGGAATGATGCTCCAGATTCTGCAATAGCTATGCGCCAAAAG TGGCGCCTCTGTGAGATTGGGCTTGAGGACTACTCATTTGTTCTTTTGAGCAG ATTTCTCAACGTGCTTGAAGTTATGGGAGGTGCTAGCTGGCTAGCTGCAAATTTGGAGTCAAAGAATGTAAACTCTTGGAATGATCCACTTGGAGCCCTTATTATTGGAGTCCACCAGATGAAATTATCTAACTGGAAACCAGAAGAATGTGGTGCTATTGAAAATGAACTTATTGCATGGAGTGCAAGAGGCATTTCAGAAAGCGAAG GAAATGAAGATGGCAAGAAGATTTGGACATTGAGGCTGAAAGCTACTCTTGATAGATCAAAGAGGCTTACTGAGGAATATACTGAAGAACTTCTTCAGATATTTCCTCAAAAAGTGGAG ATACTAGGAAAAGCTCTAGGAATCCCTGAAAACAGTGTCAAAACATATACAGAAGCGGAGATTCGTGCTGG tgtaatttttcagGTTTCAAAACTATGTACTCTTCTTCTAAAAGCTGTGAGAAGTACGCTTGGTTCTCAAGGTTGGGATGTCATAGTTCCAGGAGCTGTTTTAGGAACATTGGTTCAG GTTGAAAGAATTGTTCCTGGGTTGTTACCATCTCCAGTGGAAGGTCCTATTATCCTCATTGTTAACAAAGCTGACGGTGATGAAGAG GTAACAGCTGCTGGGAGGAACATAGTGGGAGCTATACTTAAGCAAGAGTTGCCTCACTTATCTCATCTAGGTGTTAGGGCCCGACAG GAAAAGGTCGTCTTTGTCACttgtgaagatgatgaaaaaattgCTGATATTCAAAGGCTTATTGGGTCATGTGTAAG GTTGGAAGCATCCGCCGCTGGTGTTAATCTGACGTTGGCCTCTTCAGTTGACCTTGATGGCAATTCTTCTGTTGAAAGTGCTTTTGATGATAATATCTCTGGGGTTGATGTTCCTGCTTTCTCTGCTGGTAGAATCTCCAAATATAGTCAG GGTGCTTCTTCTACTGAAGTTATCTTGCTTCCTGATGCTGAGACACAGAATTCCGGTGCAAAGGCGGCTGCATGTGGTCACTTGTCATCATTGTCATCAGTTTCTGGTAAAG TTTACAGCGATCAGGGGGTGCCTGCTTCCTTTCAGGTTCCTTCTGGGGCAGTTTTACCATTTGGATCCATGGAATTGGAGCTAGAGAAGAGCAACTCCGCTGAAATATTCAAGTCTTTACTGGACAAGATAGAAACAGCAAAACTGGAGGGTGGTGAACTTGATGGTTTATGCCACCAACTCCAGGAATTGATTTCTTCCCTGAAGCTATCAAAAGACATCATTGAAAACATTGGAAGAATGTTTCCAAGCAATGCACGATTGATTGTTCGATCCAGCGCCAATGTGGAGGACTTGGCTGGAATGTCAGCAGCTGGACTTTACGAATCAATACCCAATGTGAGTCCTTCCAATCCAACAGTCTTTGCAGATGCCATTGGCCAAGTATGGGCTTCACTGTACACGCGAAGGGCAGTGTTGAGCCGCCGAGCTGCTGGTGTGCCTCAGAAGGAAGCTTCAATGGCAATTCTGATCCAAGAAATGCTTTCACCAGATCTATCATTTGTACTGCATACTATGAGCCCAACTGACCAGGATAACAATTCTGTGGAGGCTGAGATTGCTTCTGGCCTTGGTGAAACTCTAGCTTCAGGAACCCGGGGTACACCATGGCGTATATCATGTGGGAAATTTGATGGGCTTGTGCAAACACTGGCTTTTGCAAACTTCAGCGAGGAGTTGCTTGTACGCGGTGCAGGGCCTGCGGATGGGGAGGTCATCCATTTGACGGTGGATTACAGCAAGAAACCACTGTCAGTTGACCCAGTTTTTCGTCGACAACTTGGTCAACGCCTTTGTGCAGTTGGGTTTTTCCTCGAGAGAAAGTTCGGATGCCCACAGGATGTGGAAGGATGTCTTGTTGGAAAAGACATTTATATTGTTCAGACAAGGCCCCAACCCCAGTAG